In the genome of Euleptes europaea isolate rEulEur1 chromosome 4, rEulEur1.hap1, whole genome shotgun sequence, the window aaaataaagacACAAACAatatgtgtgggtgggtgtggaggggggaatcccccccttcGTGCCCTTTACAGTAGGACAAGAAAGCTCCAACCGTGCCCTCAAAAAATGCTCTCGTGCTGGAATGTCTGGCGATGGAAAAACACCCCTCACGGCTACAACAGCAAGTTCTTATCACAAGCCAGAATTTGATGTTTCCAGTTCACCAAGGCAGCTTATCTTGcatcattagtatccattttgactagtagccatgaatagccctctcctccatgatcatgtccactcccctcttaaagccttccaagttggcagccatcaccacatcctggggcagggagttccacaattgaactatgcgttgtgtgaagaaatacttccttttatcagttttgaatctctcaccctccagggtcagcagatgaccccgtgttctggtattatgagagagggaggaaagcttctccctgtccactctctccacaccatgcatcattttatagacctctatcatgtctccccttaaccaccttctttccaagctaaacagccctaagcgttttagccGCTCCCCAtggggcagctgctctagcccccctgatcattttagttgctcttttctgcaccttctcaagctctgcagtatcctttttttaggtgtggtgacaagAACTggacacagcattccaagtgtggtctcaccatagatttgtacaagggcagtatgacagcagcagttttattccctattcctccaaATTAAGGGAGTTagggttaaaaaacacacacactatacCTGTGTCTGTGAAGGAGGAGGACAAGCAACCAGATGTAGCAGAGAATCACTCCACACACTTCAGTCATGGCGAAAGCCCAGGGGATCCTCGGAACGCTACAAACCAACAAAAAGGGAAGCAATGAAGATCAGGATGATACACTGACTCGCTTCAAATTTGACACTGAAGTGGTGTCTTTCTGAACCAAGTAATGAGAAGCCTTTGGCAGACACCTTATAAAAAGCACCAAAGCTGTTTGGCGaggttgtactttggtcacattatcagaagacatgagtcactggaaatgacaatcatgctaggaaaagttgaaggcagcaggaaaagaggaacacccaacaagagatggatggactctatcaaggaagccacggccctcgatttgcaagacctgagcaaggctgttaaggataggacatttcagAGGACATTAATATTACACTTGATATAACCTTGTGTGGAGTTCAAGCCCGCTGCCACACAGGTTACGCCTTGTATCTGATACGCCTTGTATCTGATGCCACTGGAAAGTGTGTTTTCTTCCTGCTTCCCTGCAGCATCaaggttttttcctgcttccctgccAGCATCAAGGGTGCATTCGGAGTTTCCCTGGTTTTCCTCCCATCTTTCCCATTCGAAAACCATCTGCACAAACACCCTTAGAGCATGAAAATGAGGCGCTCCGCAGATTAGCCTGAGCACGTGAAGCGGCATTCATCCAAGTCTTCCTGCCGCAGGACGCTCCCACTTCTGCTCCGAGTTCCTCCCTGCAATCTTTCTAGCTTCTGCTACCTCCACAATTGCTCTGGCAGCTTTAGGGATGTGCAGCCGATTATTCCCCAGCCATGAGCACTTTAGTAGTTGGCAGTAACGACTTTAGCTAGGTACAATATGCAGCACTACCCATCTTCTCAGCCAGCTGTTGCTGCACTCTATGAAGGTCTCACGTGGAGGGGCCACACGTTCTACTGGGAGGTTCTTCTAGAACCCAGGAAGTGCGGCGAGGGCTCAGGACAGGCAAAACGTGATTTTGACAAAATGCTAGGGCAACCTTCCTCgatgtggagaaatgccctccaccctaGAGTTCTCAAGATTTTAATAAGTGGGGGCTGCATTCTACAAAAGCTACAGAATGTTTTCATCCCCATAACCGACTGGCAAGGATCaggtgagcatgcctattatcttaggtgctttggaacacaggcagggtaaatgttgctgcagttgtggaggaggaggaggagttggtttttaaatgccaactttctctaccacttaaggcagaatcaagccggcttacaataaccttcccttcccctccccacaacacacaccctgtgaggtaggtggggctgagggagctctaagagagatgtgacttgcccgaggtcacccagatggtttcatgtggaggagtggagaaaccaacccggttcaccagattagcatccgccgctcacatggaggagtggggaatcgaacccgattctccagatcagagtccactgctccaaaccaccgctcttaaccactacaccatgctgcctttccaatgGTTGGAGACAGGTTAATTAAATGAAAGGAGCCATTCACACAGATCTGATGTTAGATCATCCATAGCTCAGCCTGCAGCTGATATGCGTGCTATGATTCACTTTTTCTCTCCAATTCCTttcgtgggtgtgtgtgtgtgtgtggtttgagGCAAAACCTTGACGTTGCTTTCCAAACTGTTTCACAGGTACGGGCAGGCACCCCCGCTTCCCGGGAGGCAGCAAGTGTAGGAACATCGCCGCAAGCGCACCATGCCGGAGACGTCCGCTGAAGCCTTTTTATGTGCCTTTTTATCACTGAAAAGGTTCCTACCGCAGTCTGTCTCCGAAGTCAATGGGCGATTGTCTTCTTCTGGCCTTGCCTTGATGGCTACAGTCTTCCAGCATTCTACACCCCAACTCCCTCCCAACGCTCTGCCTATAGAAATTCCACTCGGGAACAATGCCTGTCATTCAGCATTGTGCGTAATTCGTCTTCAAAGGCTCTCTCCATGTCGATTTTTTTAAACCTGAACAAGGCCGGCCATGGCATAGGAAATACCTTATGAGTttgtaacaaagatggtgaggggtctggagaccaagtcctatgaggaaagtctgaagcagctgggtatgtttagcctgaagaggaaaagactgagaggggatatgagaaccatcttcaagtacttgaagggctatcatacagaggagggtgccaagttgttttctgttgccccaggtcggaccagaaccgacgggttgaaattaaatcaaaagagtttccgactagacattaggaagaactttctaacagttagagcggttcctcagtggaacaggcttcctcgggaggtggtgagctctccttccttggaggtttttaagcagaggctagatggccatctgtcagcaatgatgattctatgaccttaggcagatcatgggaggggagggcaccttggccatcttctgggcatggagtaggggtcagtggggggggaggtaattgtgaatttcctgcattgtgcagggggttggactagatgaccctggtggtaccttccaactctatgattttattttgTGATTCTAGGTGTGTTTTTAATTGGCTTTTAAAATACTGGCCTCAGaaaaaaattgtgtttttttgtgggggataaGCTtaagcctttggaattctgattaaAAATCTACTCAGGGGCATTTTTTGATATTCAGACTTCATTGTGAGCCAATTCGTGGTGAAATATCCATGGTATACAACAATAGGTGACAACGGGCCACACAATACATAAGGTAAAAAAATTAAGGTTTTGGGTAGTAATTGGCAGGTTTAAAACCTTTCTAATTATAGTAATAACAAAGGTGATACGAGCGAGTtttatattttctctttttttcttctctccccgtCCCCCCCATTTAGGTTACTGCTTTACAAGCGCACCTTTTATATGTATTTCTGACTGTGTCTTTATAATAGCTGTAGTTGTAtctatgaccactgaagaaggccatacagGCCGAAATCCATCTGGTTAATTACTAGTCATTAACAATGGTTTTTATCATCGACAATGTTGGAAAGTTAGTAGCTATctattctttttatatatatatttatattatttttttgaCATTGGGGTACAGAaataggaaggggaggggaatagtaaaaaaaaaaaattatgttgacAGTGCTCAAGCTCACCACATGCACCATGACCCCAGATTACTAAGAATAGTAAAATTAAGCTATTCAACCTCAATATCCATTTAATACAATTATTAATAAAAACATTATGTACTGCTGTTGCCTCAGGGAAAAGTAAGTCTTACTTATCTGACTACTATTTCTCTATTACTAAATTAACTGAATTCACAGTGGTTACTATATCCATTTGCTATAAAATGTCTTCGTGGAGTAAAGTCTAACTTTAAGCTATCATCgatttaaaatcaaacaaaagtcACCTTCTTAGAAATATACTACAGAAATCATTGATTCGAGAACAGAAACATTGTTCCCAAAATGAAACTTATCTCATTTCACGTAAAGTTATcaaaaaatggttgccatctctgtctgtATTCATCTATCAGTTTTCTACGAACTAGATTAGTTAGTTTTGACATTGTCGCCAAATCAAACATTCTTGCAATCCAGTCTTTTTAATGGTTAGGCTTTATATAAGGCCACATGTTTTTATTTCTGTGCGcaccatataataaatattataattttgttataatttttagCTCAACTTTAACGTTCTTTTGTACACCGCTCACCTGTCTAGGAATATGTCCGGCAGCGGCGGATACGTCTGCATGTCCGGCACGCGCTCATGAACGATGACCATGACGAACGATGTGAAGCCGAACACGATGAAGACATAGATGCAGCTCAGGGCCGTCTTCCAGTACTCCGGGTTCAGCTTCCGCGGAGGGTGCTTGTTCTTCCCGTTGGCGTACTGGTACTGCTCGGCGCTCAAGTCGACCACGGGCTCGCAGTCGTCGCAGTCCCGCTGCGCCTCTCCGTTGCAGAACCAGTCTGCTCCCTGCAGAGAGGAGACAGCGGGCGAGAGGGAGCCCAGGGGGGCGTCACTGCTGTAGCCCAGCTCTTCCAGGACTTCCATGTGGTGCTTCTGCAACTTGCGTATCGACAGCATGAGCCTCTTGATGTCGCCGAGGATTTTGATTTCCAGAGGAGGGGACCGCAAGTCATACTCGGTCAGGGTCAGTAACGTCATCCCGTCCAGCCGATGTTTGTCGCACAAAACGTCCACGTATTCGCAAAAGCCTTCGTCCTTCAGCCATGTGGCCACATGTCGTGTCGACCAGCGGCGGATGCAAAGCTGGCCGTTGACTTCCATCGCCTTTACCTGCtaaaaaaaagagcaaaagtTCACGAGGCTGAGGAGATGGGAACACTGAGACAGTCACACGaacgcgtgaagctgccttatgctgaatcagtctGCAAATAGGCATGGACCAAActagactaactataaatgaaagtaattcacagtgggtagctgtgttagtctgtctgcagtagtagaaaagggcaagagtccagtagcaccttaaagactaacaaaaacattttctggtagggtatgagcttaccagaaaatatttttgttagtctttaaggtgctactggactcttgtccttttctataAATGAAAGTGTCAAAGATACTGAGTGtcaaacggatctcttgagatcccctgcatttacAGCACCTCAACAtcccaggtatattctagcaccagctgcatattcaTACTcactggaaaggaacacacataggagggctgATACACCAGCCAGATGTGCaaccctaccatctgccatactagaagggagatttaagaaaatccccagggtggagagactttgcccgtgtaacataggggagctggaaaccattgagaaTGTATGctcaagtcagcccgcttcaatattattgacccattgggaaatgggctctggtgatgagggtcaatggacaaaatactgtgcagtggcaacgaagctacgtcgccttaatgtacttccttaatctgtggaaatgtaaaattgggtgattcctaattttgttggccttggttgtaaacatctactctgtatgttcagtttgttttatctggcataccagCCGCAAATAAACTATTTATTATACTGAATCACTCCCTTGGTCcatctccagggtcccaggcggaggtctttcacatcacctacttgcctggtccctttaactggagatgccagggaattgaacctgggaccttctgcatgccaagtagacgctctaccgctgagccacggcccttttaTTCACTATTATAATTATTCACCAAATCAACATTCTCCTAGGAAAGAGTTTTAAAGTTTACTTGCAAGGGAGACTAAAATGCTGTCCTCCTATGAAATACTAGCTGAACTAACTTGTATGGCATGCGATTGCACCGGCTACTCCTGCGTGTCCATTTTAACCATTCAAGATTCCACCATTCAAAAAGGCCTGTCCCTGCAGAGATACAGATTTTCAAGTGCAGAATGCCCATTAGCAGCACCCAAGAAAACCCTGCTGTGTATATTCCACATCCAAGGCATTCTGCGTGTATAATAACGTTATCAtctctcatcatcatcatctaaagcagtggttcccaaagttttcaggccacccccccccctcggttccacaaactcaaccccagcaccccacTACCCTATCctacaaaaagcattattcaaaataggggcttgcatgatgcactaaagaagataacaataataaaatttcaaaacagcaacaattaatcACACATctactcaaaatcaaattaaaacttgttaatatttattcgacaaaactgatgaacttgattcagcggtaccagctcttctaaatctgggaaaaaattccgatagtttccaccagatttgccGGCATGGTtccatagcttgatctgttgtaaattagtgaacaacacagttgaaggggcccacctccagtgccccctctgctgcccccttgccttagtgcccccctaggtaatcccccccccccctaggggatggtactgcccattttgggaacTACTGATCTAAAGTATGTTCAGGGATATTAGCGCAAATGCCCCGGCCCAACCACATGAAGCCGCAACCCGGAGCCAGGACCTTCTTATTTCATGCACTTTGCActtctaacctgccctccccggccacgACCAGGCTTGgggcgggtaacaaccataaaatcaCAATTTGTACACATATAtgcaataaaaacatttaaaaatttaaaatatcaacaCAGAGCCAATATGAACAagaacaagagccagcgtggtgtagtggttaaggggggtggtttgagcagtggactctgatctggagaaccgggttcaattccccgctcctccacatgaagccagctgggtgaccttgggctagtcacagttctctcagccccaccaacctcacagggggtctgtcgtggggaggggaagggaaggcgatatgtcagccggtttgattctcccttaagtggtagaggaagttggcatataaaacccaattcttttTTCCTTCAACCCCATATTCTCAAACTCTTAGATGTGTTTCAAATTCAGACATGTTATTTCACTAAACAACTGAGTTTTATCTACAAATGAAATTGCAAACAAAATTTCAAACATTTtcctgggaaggaggaggaggaggaggagttggtttttgtatgctgactttctctaccacttaaggaagaatcaaaccggcttacaatcgccttcccttcctctcccaacaacagacactttgggaggtaggtgggggctgagagagttcagagagaactgtgactggcccatggtcacccagcaggctgcatgtggaggagtggggaatcaaacccggttctctggattagcatctgccactcatgtggaggagtggggaatcaaacccggttcaccagattaagagtccaccgctcgtgtgaaggagtggggaatcaaacccggatctccagatcagagtctgccgctccaaatcacccctcttaaccactataccacaatacCATACTATATACACTTTCCAAAATCTTGGGTTTAACCAATACGCAGACAAAAGGGATCAGAGAAAGCCGGGTATGGACTCACCAAAAGGATGGCTCTCAAAATCCTCTGAAATACTGAGGAAGCCCCAGCTTAAGGGTTCTCTTGACAAACCGCTGCCGAGCCCAGAGAGAGCAGTTATGATTCTGCAGAACAGACAGGCCCCTTTGTGACAGGCAAAGCTGCAATCGGACGGGCGATACCAGCCGCCGCGCTGACCGAGCAAACATCAAAGGTCACTCGTGCCAGTCCGGTCCTTGGGAGAAAGTCCGTGGGGAGTTCCACATGCCGGAGGACCAGGAGGGTCCGACGAGGGAAGAGATAACTTCCCGAGGCCTTCCAGACAGCTGGCGTCAGCAGAGAAGGGGTCGATCTTCCTACCAGGAAGCCTTTCCCTCCTTCGTTACCTGTCAAGCCGGCTGCCTGCAGCTTCCCTGCCGTGCCTGACAAGTCGAAATGTGCTCTGGAACACAACGCCAAGAACCAGAACGGCATCCGTACTCGCGGGGCAGGTGGTATCCCTGAAGGCCAAAGCGCGAAAAgatggggaagagaaggcgattctCAAAAGCTAATTAGCGGATTACGCGGCGATGGCCAAGTTGACAAGTTATGTAAACGGACGGCCCAGTGAAGAGTTTCCAAAAAAAATTTGGAAATGTATAAAGTGcatatgtcttttaaaaaatgaaatgaaaaagttCAGTCACAAGGTTATATCAAGTGAAAAGTGCTGGTTGAAACTCAGTTATTATTACGCATTAATTAATAAGAGATTATCAATGAGATAGCAAAATTAAGCTTAATTAATGTGTCAGTATAAGGTATATAATCATGCAAGTGAAAGATCTTACATTAAGcaactatatatataaaatatgtgACTAATATAAAAATATGTGACTAAGCTAGTATTATCATTAGTTATTAGTACATATTAATTAATAAGAGATTATCAATGAGATAGCAAATTTAAGCTTAATTAATGTGTCGGTATAAGGTATGTGAGTGAAGAATCTTATATTCAgcaatatctatatctatagataAAGATATAGATATAATGTGACTAAGCTAGTATAGTCAATTACAGGGAAAACTATATGGTGGGAACAAAGCTGGTGATTTCAAGCCTGTCTATGTAGCGTTTATGTATTGTGTATATTATGAGTTGTAAGTCTTGCTTGTATTTTACgtatgattaatttttttttaaattagcaatACCATTTAACGGCTCTCAAGAGCAAGGAAAGGTGAAAAGCTTAACCCAGGGGTGTATGCCCCTTCTCTCCCAAtgaccctctctctccctctgactTTTCGGTTTAGAAAAGAGACGGCAAAGGGGAGGACACGACAGAAGTTTGTAAAATTAGGCTCAGGGGGAGAGAGCTGACAAACAGAAATGTTTATCCCACTCCCAAAGTACTTCAACTCGAGGGCTGCCAACGAAGCTGgggggcagcagattcaggaatggagaaaaaggaaatatttatttacgcaaagagtgattaaaatgtggaattgtctgccagaggatgtagtgacggccacaggcatagacgccTTTAAAAGGGAGATTACTAgccaagggaacctccatgttcagaggcagtcaactctgaataccagtggccaagaggcaacatcaggggaaggcctcggacgctatgccttgttgttggcccttcagaggaattggttggccactgtgtgaggcaggatgctggactagatcaccggtctgatccaacagggctcgtTTATGTTcttctgattattattatttttccccatATTCACAGCAAGTGCCCGCGGCTGTTAAACAGTTTTTAAGAATACCCGGAAATCAAAATAATTGGTACTTTTGCACCTCGCCTAGCCTGGGCCTAATTAAAGCTCCTTTTCTCAATTACAAAGCAGGTAAGTCAGccccacctttaaaaaaaggaaccaaCCCTCTGTGAGCTGTCCAGACAAACACCCCAAGGGACGCGGTGTCCCTTTCAGGCTCGCGGCTAGAAAAGGCAGCCCGTCCTTCCTGCCCAAATCCACCTCCTGGGAAAAGGGCCTGCAGCTATTGTCAGTTTCACCTGTGATGACttctgcttaagaacataagaaaagccctgctggatcagaccaaggcccatcaagtccagcagtctgttcacacagaggccaaccaggtgcctccaggaagcccacaaacaagacgactgcagcagcaccatcctgcctgtgctccacagcacctcatataataggcacactcctctgagactgtagagaataagtatgcatcataagaacaaaagaataagccctgctggatcagaccaaggcccatgaagtcacagctgacacagggacacatgaagcttatactgaatcagaccctcagtccatccaagtcagtattgtctactcaggctggcagtggtctccagggtctcaggcaggggtctttcacatcatgtacctgcctagcccctttaactggagatgccagtgatcgaaactgggaccttcggcatgccaaacagatgctctgagccccagcccctccatTCTTAGCACGGTTATAAAGACTTGAGCTCCTTAAAAGGTACCCAATCTGCAGCCTCTCTGACTGAAAGGGCTGTAAACCTTTTCCAAACAGTGTATTACTTTAGCTCAAATTAACAATCCAGGAACCTACTCAGGATTACAGCTGTCGAGCTTCCAGGCCTAGTCAGTACCTGGCAAAGCGTCTACAAGGAAGAACTGCTATGATTACATGCAAACACAGCAGACAGTTACTGGCCAAGACGTGGGCGACGTTTCCAGCTGGGATTTTTGCCGGCGGCACAAGATGGCAAAAGCAGCGACCGCAGCTGACAGGAACCAGGTTTGGCATGCGTGTGTGCAGTCATCCCCTTTTAGTGCTGTCCTCTCGTCCAAAGGAGGTACCCGGAAGCTTTCTTTAATGGTGCACGCAAGCCAAAACAACGGGGATGGTGACCTTCTGCACACTTCCTGGTATTCCTGTCCTTCCTGCTGTCCTGTTTAGCAACAACATTCATCAACACGACAATCAAGTTCAGCAGCAAGAAAGTCTAGGTGACAGCAGAGCATCGCAAAGAACTAATCGGAGCTGATTCACATAAGAaccaaagaaaagccctgctggatcagaccaaggcccatgaagtccaacAGTCTggtcacacggtggccaaccaggggcctccaggaagcccataaacaagactgcagcagcattatactgcctgtgctccacagcacctaagataataggcatgctcctgtagagaataggtatgcatcataagaacaaaagaataagccctgctggatcagacccaggcccatcaagtccagcagtctgttcacacggtggccaatcaggtgcctccaggaagcccacaaacaagacgactgcagcagcatttattctgcctgtgctccacagcacctaatataataggcacgctcctctgagactggagagaacaggtgagcatcatgactggtatacattttaactagtaaccatgggtagccctctccttggtgaacatgtccactcccctcttcaagccttccaagttggcagccatcaccacatcctggggcagggagtcccacaatttaactatgtgttgtgttctATCGGGTTCATGTCTTAACTGCTGTAATTACTGATTAGATCAGAAGGGATACAACTCCCTAAAATGTACTGTAGCTAGGTGAGGATATAGAAGTGAGATTCCTAGGAAATATTGGAATTTGTTATCAAACTattccttttaaaacatttgaaagaagaaaaagagtttgtttttatatgctgactttaccacttaaggaagaatcaaaccggtttacaatcacctttcccttcccctccccacaacaggcaccctgtgaggtaggtggggctgacagagctgtgcctagcccaaggtcacccagcaggcttcacgtggaggagtggggaaacgaatccagttcaccagattagcctccgccgctcctgtggaggagtggggaatcaaacccggctctccagatcagagttcactgctccaagccaccgtttttaaccactgcaccacgctggctctcaagagccctgctggatcagaccagtggcctgaTTAGTCCGGCATCTGGTTTTAAACACTGGCCGACCAGTTTCCCCGGAGGGCCAAGGAACAGGGCAGGGAGGCCAAAAGGCCTTCCCCTGGGGGTGACCCCAAGCACCTCCGAACATGGAGGCTGCCTTTATCCACCATGGCTTGTAGCCACCGACTGACCTCCATTCAGCTGCTTAACTCCCGAATGAATCACGTGATTACAAAGGATGGATCCAGATGGTTACTTCCTCAATGTAGAAAGATTTCTCTTCATGCGCATGAGCAACTATCACACCAGGTCAGCGCCAGGCA includes:
- the SAMD8 gene encoding sphingomyelin synthase-related protein 1, translated to MEVNGQLCIRRWSTRHVATWLKDEGFCEYVDVLCDKHRLDGMTLLTLTEYDLRSPPLEIKILGDIKRLMLSIRKLQKHHMEVLEELGYSSDAPLGSLSPAVSSLQGADWFCNGEAQRDCDDCEPVVDLSAEQYQYANGKNKHPPRKLNPEYWKTALSCIYVFIVFGFTSFVMVIVHERVPDMQTYPPLPDIFLDSVPRIPWAFAMTEVCGVILCYIWLLVLLLHRHRSILLRRMCSLMGTVFLLRCITMFVTSLSVPGQHLQCSGKLYGNVWAKLQRAFAIWSGFGMTLTGVHTCGDYMFSGHTVVLTMLNFFVTEYTPRSWNFLHTLSWVLNLFGIFFILAAHEHYSIDVFIAFYITTRLFLYYHTLANTRAYQQSRRARIWFPMFSFFECNVNGTVPNEYGWPFAKPTMLKRLIG